One Heptranchias perlo isolate sHepPer1 chromosome 31, sHepPer1.hap1, whole genome shotgun sequence DNA segment encodes these proteins:
- the dpm2 gene encoding dolichol phosphate-mannose biosynthesis regulatory protein isoform X1, with protein sequence MATGVDQVVGMGLVGFSLLLFTYYTLWVIVLPFVDSSHILHSYFLPREYAVILPAVAGLMLVLLVGIFITVVMWKNRKPAKKTN encoded by the exons ATG gctacGGGAGTGGACCAGGTGGTTGGGATGGGCCTAGTGGGGTTCAGCCTGCTACTTTTCACATACTACACTCTCTGGGTCATTGTGTTG CCATTTGTGGACAGTAGTCATATTCTTCACAGCTATTTCCTGCCACGGGAGTATGCTGTTATCCTCCCTGCTGTTGCTGGTCTGATGCTGGTTTTATTAGTAG GAATATTTATTACTGTGGTTATGTGGAAAAACAGAAAACCAGCAAAGAAGACAAATTAA
- the dpm2 gene encoding dolichol phosphate-mannose biosynthesis regulatory protein isoform X2, with protein MGLVGFSLLLFTYYTLWVIVLPFVDSSHILHSYFLPREYAVILPAVAGLMLVLLVGIFITVVMWKNRKPAKKTN; from the exons ATGGGCCTAGTGGGGTTCAGCCTGCTACTTTTCACATACTACACTCTCTGGGTCATTGTGTTG CCATTTGTGGACAGTAGTCATATTCTTCACAGCTATTTCCTGCCACGGGAGTATGCTGTTATCCTCCCTGCTGTTGCTGGTCTGATGCTGGTTTTATTAGTAG GAATATTTATTACTGTGGTTATGTGGAAAAACAGAAAACCAGCAAAGAAGACAAATTAA